The DNA region GCTTCAGCATTTTTAAAATCCTTTGTTACGCATTCGGCATTGTATCGCAAAGATTGGACTTGCCTTTGACGCCAATGCTAATCATTTTGGTCATTGCAGGTTCCGTTTGGGAAGATAGTCAAATGCCCTAGCTGTCGGATAGCTGTTGGTGTTGCACAACCACAACAAGGTATTCAGGTATTCCCCTGCCTATGCCCAATGTTCATTCTATTACTACTTGTGAGTGGTGATTATATGATAGTTTCACAAACATTTCCGTTGCAGATAGTGTCTTGTGCAAAGTGTCGCTACCAATACGAGCTTGTTTCAGGAGACATAGTCAGTATTGAATCAGAAGAAATCAGGTTGGTTAGTCATATCGTTTTCTTACATCTCTtgatacaacaaaaaaaaaaatcccttcataatttgattttgaatttccaCTAATCCATGTATTTAATATTTGCCATGGGAAGCACCATACATAAGTTGTTCCAGTGTTTGCTCTCCCCTCCCCCTCTTCATTTTGTTGTAACCAATGCTTGTCTTTGTTTTAATACAATATGTATGTGTATGGTGTTGATCATGGAGTATTCACTTTTTCTAAGGATCTCCTCCTGCCGAACGCAGCATGGACATTACCGCATGGGAAAGGGGGTTAAGATACGTGAAACTGATGAAGCAAAGCATTCCTGCTGCTGTTCACTCTATTGTGGTATGCACTCTCCACTCACCTTTTGACATCTGATTATTAGGTTGTCTTCTGATGAATAGTTGTAGTTGAGAGCCTTTAAAAACTTGTGACTAAGTTGATTATTCAGTAGTGAGCATCCAGTGAAACAAGGAATACTTTTGATGCCTAAGCCTTTTCAGACctctacttttttatttttacaaattcatGCCGATTGTTCTAGCTAACACTTCATTTTTTGAAGTCTCACATCTATTACCTCTTAACATCTATCCTTCTCCTTTTGTTTAGGTGCAGACCCCTTCTGGTCTGGCTCGCACTCATAGATTTGCAACTGAAACAGTTGATCTGCCAGCTCAAGAAGGTGAAAGGGTAACTGTTGCTGTGGCAGCTCCATCTAATGTGTATCGAAAGGTGGGCCCCTTTAAATTCAGTCCAAGAGCCCCTGATTTCTATCCTGGTGAGGCTATGTGCATAACAAACCACAAGGATGGGCGGGAGTCACTACTGTTAAGAGCCCCAAGAAAAGAAGTAAATTCGTCATTACTCAAACCCTCCCTCATCTTTCCACTTCTTGCTTTGTTGGCCACCGGTGATGTTGCCTCTGGAATTATTGACCCCGGCCTTCCCCAATTGCTGTCAGTTGTTGCAGTTTCAACTCTTGTTGTTGGATCTACAGTGAATACTGTTGTTCTTCCTCAGTTTAATCAGGTATTGGAGTTAATTCATCAATTTTGCCCCCCCATTGAAGGAGGCTCATTTATCTTCCCTTCACTCAATCAatttgaattctcaatagaACCAATTTTCTGTTGGCAATACCATATAGTTTTGTTTCTCCTATCAAAAACTAACTTGGAAGAGATAGTTGTTTTTTGAGTTGTTACTAGTggtgattttgaattttttcctATTCATGGACCCAAACAAATGAAACTCCTATTCACAATCATGAATAGTTTGCACTTTGTTTCATTACTGCACATTCTTGAAATCGAATGCAAGAAATAGGGGAAAAAATAAGATTCTTATAATTCCTTTCCTATTATGACTGACTGACCCCTTTATTCACTGCTCACGCATTAATCAATTATGAATGTTCTTATGAAAGATATAATTAGTTCATCTGCATATGTTTATGATTACAGCTTCCACAGAAATCAGTAGAAGTAACTGCGATCAAACAACAGCTTTTATCTCAATATGATGTTCTTCTGTCTCGCATCAATGACCTAAAAGAAGCTGCTGAAAAAGAGGTGTGCTATTTGCATGATTTGTGATTAGCATGATGATACTGACCTTTATTTACTTGTATTTGAAGAACAAAGAGGTTATACCTCCTTTATAAGATTTTTAcagttttatcctaattttccACCCATTTGTAACACAGCAATAATATGTTCTTTTGTAGAAACTACCAAGTTCATCATTCAAGAAGAGGGGAAGCTGTAAGGGTTGAGTTCTGTTTAATAAATGTTGCATTGTTAAAGGCAAAAATTGGAAGGTTTTTAATAATAAGGTCCTGTAACTGACAACCAAACTAAAATAAACCAAGAATTGATAGTATTCATACCTAATCCACTGTGAATTATCctgcatttttttcataaatattgcTCTGTATACTTTCCTTAATATGAAGGAAAGACAGTGTCAATAATGTCATAACTCATATCTGACTCCAATTGGCATGGAAAGTCTAATGCAAAATGCTACATTGTACAAAAGTCAGCCTGATTTAAATGAATGCAgaataatttcataattgaatTGAAGGATTTAAATTATATACTAGCGACCTAATTATTAGTTGCTGATAGAAGGAACTTACAAACGTTGTTAGTATATTCTGGAAATTATCTGCagattaatatttgtatttctCATCCCAGGATGAGAGAGAATCAGATTAATATTTGTATGAAAGTTGTTTTTAAAGATAAtagtttcttttctcttcttctgtGGAAATATACCGATAGCttaagttttataaatttgatttatacTTTTGTAGATTTGGATGTTAGCTCGAATGTGCCAACTTGAGAACAAAATTTCAGCTGTTGGAGAACCTGCTTATCGGTGAATTGCTATAACTTAATGTCTATGTTtctagaaataatattttttcccgTCATAATCATTTATGTTATAATTTCCTTAAGCTTTTTTTGGGTCTTTACTCTTTGTTCTACGTTATAGTCTGAAAATACTATGTCATTTTAATTATACCCAGGACTCGGATAAGTAAAGTCAAAAGGGTTCGCGAGAGCCTGCAAAACTCCCTCAGGGGACGGATTGAATTGATTGAAAGCTATGCTAGGGTATGTTTTCTTTAAAAGTGTGATAGAATATCCTCCccagagaattaaaaaaaaaaaaaagagttctcATTGTTGCTTTTGGAATATTTAATTCAGTATAGTGCTCTTTGATCAGATTTCCTCAATGATTGAAATCGAAGTGGAGATGGAGACTGATGTTCTTGCTGCTGAAACTGCTAGTAATATGGTAATACTACTTAACCATATATTCATTTTGGGTGATAATATCTTTCTGTAACAAGTTTTTACTTAGCTGAGGGTCCATGTATTGCAGGATAGTATCAAAGAACAGATAGAGCAAATCATGGAGCTTGAAAATTTGGAGgaggtttgtttgtttgtttgttttttctttttcctataaatacaaGCCTATTACTTGTGGCCTTGTAGTTGTAGTTATGAATATGGCCTGTGCTTTCTTTCACAAAAGCTCACAAAATAAATCCTCCCAGAATTATCACAATCTTCTTAGGATAGGAAGTATAGAAAGCCTTGCAGTGATACCATTTATattgtccatttttttttttggtttgaatgTCTAACAcagcaattaaaaatatattattttccctcATTCCTCCCTAGTACGGGATTTGGGATTAAACGCCTCAGACGTGCTGACCTGTATGGTAGATGAAAAATGTCATATATTCTGTAGTGACAATCTAATCTAATCAAACTTAAATCAGGGTTGGTCCAGATCAAGACGTTTAATGTGATTGTAACAATTTGGTCCTATTAACATTGGGGGTCTGCACTTTGTTTTGTATCAGTGTTCTCATTTTGCTTTTCCCCGCAGAGATGGAAAATACAAGCAGAAGCAAATGATGAGGCTGAAAGACTTCTTAGTTCCCAGCCCATGCCTTTGGACGAAGTTTAAAGTTGAATGGATGCATCTGATTCGTGTGCTGTATCATTAGGCAAGCTTCACCTCCCAGCTCAATGATCTTTTCAACTGAGCAAAAGAGCAGCATCCAGTCATCTGTGTCTTTTAGCAGGCAAGTTTTGAAATTTTGGTATCTTAGAAGAATCACCATCATGTCACCAGAATATATGATCATCTGTGGCATCTAATGCAAATATTTGTTGCCACTAAAAGCCGCCCACGCAGCTCTCAAAGTAAAGGTAGATAACAGCCCAACGTGGTGTAAATTCGTTGTTAACCATGGTAATATTTTCAGGAACGTTTATCTTGTGAAAACATTatcattatttgttattattgttgctaatattttcttaatcgTTCCCAAGTCTAGATTGGAAGGCCAACACTTCTAAACCGgttgttgtccatactatttgcaTTTagcttgtattttaaaatatatttttgaatttttttatagcatacttatatttataatgattgaaaaaatgatggtattttatttgatattttgattctaCTTTAAgttttatgttaataaaaagGGAAACCCAAAGTTTGTGTTTTTCTGCGGTTTATTATAGATAAAAGTCAGAAACAATGCGAATCCTTCCGTGGTCTTCAAAATTAcgcttaggaaaaaaaaatacaagaggCAAGAGAAATAAACTAGGCGtcatttcaacaacaaaaaaggggTCATAGCAAAACAAAGTGACAGTCCAACCCAGGTTGAAATACAAATTATTCATTATTCACAATCAATTAGGACCACATTGTTGCTACCTCAACGACacctatttattttataagaaattatCTAACGaacttattttgaatttgacA from Glycine soja cultivar W05 chromosome 8, ASM419377v2, whole genome shotgun sequence includes:
- the LOC114421080 gene encoding uncharacterized protein LOC114421080; protein product: MTLNLCTPCFSRMLHHPFSSSSSLPNTHTPLPSLLFFSPSSLPNPNQSTFISTKASVSESHNETSDDTAANLFDQQLILRLAATAKDADEALLMIADNSSRNDGVVSTSDCCSIISAALNRNNPQLALSIFYAMRATFHQVGESGPLAERWKWSRPNANVYTLLIQGLAAVLRVSDALRVIRYICEIGVSPGEEVPFGKIVKCPSCRIAVGVAQPQQGIQIVSCAKCRYQYELVSGDIVSIESEEISMDITAWERGLRYVKLMKQSIPAAVHSIVVQTPSGLARTHRFATETVDLPAQEGERVTVAVAAPSNVYRKVGPFKFSPRAPDFYPGEAMCITNHKDGRESLLLRAPRKEVNSSLLKPSLIFPLLALLATGDVASGIIDPGLPQLLSVVAVSTLVVGSTVNTVVLPQFNQLPQKSVEVTAIKQQLLSQYDVLLSRINDLKEAAEKEIWMLARMCQLENKISAVGEPAYRTRISKVKRVRESLQNSLRGRIELIESYARISSMIEIEVEMETDVLAAETASNMDSIKEQIEQIMELENLEERWKIQAEANDEAERLLSSQPMPLDEV